One window of the Sebastes umbrosus isolate fSebUmb1 chromosome 1, fSebUmb1.pri, whole genome shotgun sequence genome contains the following:
- the LOC119487169 gene encoding uncharacterized protein LOC119487169: MEDTVHDSSDVGPTLTDAPEMPEKLQPQREDEVIGQPASIAYHLNLKLLAEYLLLPIPMCTAKDPVTNAACQAHGPFQVTVKSRATAAIIEWTFPFGHIVWRSSSQSALKYGMLIGDFMLAVNILLSGNNYAKVALLFKFMNMGMVGRSTFFKIQDTYCVDTIKQFWEEKRGLVISQLKPKASVVALGDGRMDSPGFCAQYCTYSVMENDSKDIISMVTVDKRETARNSVIMEKEAFIRTFDTLPKGIYKSWGVRHTLDMWHGSKNLGKKIHQASQQKGCSILLIWSKDVCNHFWFCAKMSATYDDFFDMWAGLLHHVTGEHEWALGACHHGPLSDNRDKEWIEKGSVAHRALIEIVLNARWLGEVVKYLGFRSTAELESFHNHILMYASKRFSFTPPVYSARTLLAGLDYNHHVHRPVQRKADGSIE; encoded by the exons ATGGAGGACACTGTGCATGACTCTTCAGACGTCGGTCCCACTCTCACAGATGCACCTgagatgccagaaaagctccagCCCCAGAGAGAAGATGAGGTCATTGGCCAGCCAGCTTCTATTGCCTATCATCTAAACTTGAAGCTGCTGGCTGAGTACCTTCTGCTGCCCATCCCCATGTGTACCGCCAAGGACCCTGTTACCAATGCAGCGTGCCAGGCCCATGGACCCTTTCAGGTGACGGTCAAATCCAGGGCCACAGCTGCCATCATTGAGTGG acGTTTCCCTTTGGTCATATTGTGTGGCGTTCGAGTTCACAGTCCGCTCTCAAGTATGGGATGCTGATAGGGGACTTCATGTTGGCTGTCAATATCCTCCTCTCTGGAAACAACTATGCGAAAGTGGCATTACTGTTCAAATTTATGAACATGGGGATGGTGGGAAGgtccacatttttcaaaatacaggACACCTACTGTGTGGACACCATAAAACAGTTCTGGGAAGAAAAGCGAGGATTAGTTATTTCCCAGCTAAAGCCCAAAGCCAGTGTCGTGGCCCTGG gaGATGGTCGGATGGACAGCCCTGGATTCTGTGCACAGTACTGCACATATAGtgtgatggagaatgactctaAAGACATCATCTCCATGGTGACAGTGGACAAACGTGAAACGGCGCGGAACAGTGTCATCATGGAGAAGGAAGCCTTCATCCGGACTTTTGACACACTTC CCAAGGGCATATATAAGTCATGGGGAGTTCGCCATACCCTTGACATGTGGCACGGATCGAAAAACCTTGGAAAGAAGATCCACCAG GCGAGCCAGCAGAAGGGGTGCTCCATTTTACTCATTTGGAGCAAGGATGTGTGCAACCACTTTTGGTTTTGTGCCAAAATGTCGGCAACCTATGACGACTTCTTT GACATGTGGGCTGGCCTACTCCATCACGTCACAGGAGAACACGAGTGGGCTCTTGGCGCCTGTCACCATGGACCCTTGTCGGACAACAGGGACAAGGAATGGATAGAGAAGGGATCTGTGGCACACAGAGCACTCATTGAGATAGTGCTAAATGCACGCTGGCTGGGTGAAGTAGTGAAGTACCTGGGATTTAG gTCTACAGCAGAACTTGAGTCATTTCACAACCACATACTGATGTATGCCAGCAAGAGATTCAGTTTCACCCCGCCCGTCTATTCAGCTCGCACCCTACTTGCTGGTTTGGATTATAATCATCATGTCCACCGACCAGTGCAGAGAAAAGCTGATGGCTCCATTGAGTAA